A part of Aegilops tauschii subsp. strangulata cultivar AL8/78 chromosome 2, Aet v6.0, whole genome shotgun sequence genomic DNA contains:
- the LOC109774431 gene encoding cytochrome P450 734A5: MWPSSWSWPWGWGWGAAVLVGAACLCAHAAAEALWLRPRRLQRHFAEQGVRGPGYSFFVGSSIELVRLMLDASSRPMAPPDSHDILPRVLAFYHHWRKLYGPKHLIWFGTKARLTISSPELVREVLLTRAEHFDRYEAHPLICQFEGYGLGNLRGDQWARHRRVLSPAFHTENLKPLVPFIAATMRRMLDELAAKAVGGEAEVDVAEWFQRVPQEVITFATFGRRNYEDGRVVFELQDELAGLAADAHSKVYIPGYRFLPLRRNLRVWHLVREIRKGLAAFIANLPKDGRDDEQRRDGGGGGMRDLMSFMTPAMTTEEIIEESKNFFFAGKETLVSLLTWATVALAMHPEWQDRARQEVLAVVGRDDLPTKDHLPKLKTVGMIVNETLRLYPPAVAMIRTANRDVELGGCVVPAGTELLIPILAVHHDEEHWGADAAEFNPARFGDDRRPRHQMAFMPFGGGERVCIGQNLALIEAKVALAVVLQRFAFRLSPAYVHAPRVLMILNPQYGAPVIFRPL, encoded by the exons ATGTGGCCGTCGTCATGGTCGTGGccgtgggggtgggggtggggcgCCGCCGTGCTGGTGGGCGCGGCGTGCCTGTGCGCGCacgcggcggcggaggcgctgTGGCTCCGGCCCCGGCGTCTGCAGCGGCACTTCGCGGAGCAGGGCGTGCGCGGGCCCGGGTACAGCTTCTTCGTGGGCAGCTCCATCGAGCTGGTGAGGCTGATGCTGGACGCGTCGTCCCGGCCCATGGCGCCGCCGGACTCCCACGACATCCTCCCCCGGGTCCTCGCCTTCTACCACCATTGGAGGAAGCTCTACG GCCCGAAGCATCTGATCTGGTTCGGGACCAAGGCGAGGCTGACGATCAGCTCGCCGGAGCTGGTCCGGGAGGTGCTGCTGACGCGGGCGGAGCACTTCGACCGGTACGAGGCGCACCCGCTCATCTGCCAGTTCGAGGGCTACGGCCTCGGCAACCTCCGGGGCGACCAGTGGGCGCGCCACCGCCGCGTCCTCTCCCCGGCCTTCCACACCGAGAACCTCAAGCCACTCGTGCCCTTCATCGCCGCCACCATGCGCCGGATGCTCGACGAGCTCGCGGCCAAGGCCGTCGGCGGCGAGGCGGAGGTGGACGTGGCCGAGTGGTTCCAGCGCGTGCCGCAGGAGGTCATCACGTTCGCCACCTTCGGGCGCCGGAACTACGAGGACGGCAGGGTGGTGTTCGAGCTCCAGGACGAGCTCGCCGGCCTCGCCGCCGACGCCCACAGCAAGGTGTACATCCCCGGGTACCGCTTTCTGCCGCTGAGGAGGAACCTGCGCGTGTGGCACCTGGTCAGGGAGATCAGGAAGGGCCTCGCCGCCTTCATCGCCAACCTGCCCAAGGATGGTCGGGACGACGAGCAgcggcgggacggcggcggcggcggcatgagGGACCTGATGAGCTTCATGACGCCGGCCATGACGACGGAGGAGATCATCGAGGAGAGCAAGAACTTCTTCTTCGCCGGCAAGGAGACGCTCGTCAGCCTCCTCACCTGGGCCACCGTCGCCCTCGCCATGCACCCGGAGTGGCAGGACCGCGCCCGCCAGGAGGTCCTCGCCGTCGTCGGCCGCGACGACCTCCCCACCAAAGACCACCTCCCCAAGCTCAAAACC gTGGGGATGATCGTGAACGAGACGCTGAGGCTGTACCCGCCGGCGGTGGCGATGATCCGGACGGCGAACCGGGACGTGGAGCTGGGCGGGTGCGTGGTGCCGGCGGGCACGGAGCTCCTCATCCCGATCCTGGCGGTGCACCACGACGAGGAGCACTGGGGCGCCGACGCGGCGGAGTTCAACCCGGCGCGCTTCGGCGACGACCGGCGGCCGCGGCACCAGATGGCGTTCATGCCGttcggcggcggcgagcgggtgTGCATCGGGCAGAACCTGGCGCTGATCGAGGCCAAGGTGGCGCTCGCCGTCGTGCTGCAGCGGTTCGCCTTCCGCCTGTCGCCGGCGTACGTGCACGCGCCCAGGGTGCTCATGATACTCAACCCGCAGTACGGCGCGCCGGTCATCTTCCGGCCGCTGTGA
- the LOC120973563 gene encoding uncharacterized protein has translation MAGIVNKEFPELAQTGLNYLSWSSDCEIFLQGETLLRAIGKGAQLAVTDPKFETENAQALHFLRHHLSPTLKDEYMAERSASGLWTALKQRFERLKYTVKPRAEAEWIRLRFADFKTVGEYNSALHQICTTLRLCGTEITDSEKIEKTLSTFHPDAVQSSRNYPHGNYTRYSELIDVLQVAEAQDEVLKKNFLVQPLGGSSRQEVNALKVRKPQQKKWGRKGKKKGPHPPTPAKQNKPGKGGQRPQDCFRCGSVEHFSHQCRAS, from the coding sequence ATGGCCGGAATTGTCAACAAGGAGTTTCCTGAGTTGGCCCAGACAGGGCTGAACTACCTGTCATGGTCTTCGGACTGCGAGATCTTTCTCCAGGGCGAAACCCTCCTGAGGGCGATCGGTAAGGGGGCCCAGCTGGCCGTCACTGATCCCAAGTTCGAAACTGAGAATGCGCAGGCTCTGCACTTTCTCCGTCATCACCTGTCACCTACTCTGAAAGATGAGTATATGGCTGAGCGCAGTGCTTCTGGCCTTTGGACCGCTCTTAAGCAGCGGTTTGAGCGGCTGAAGTACACTGTGAAGCCACGTGCAGAGGCAGAGTGGATCCGTCTGAGGTTTGCGGACTTCAAGACGGTTGGGGAGTACAATTCGGCTCTGCACCAGATTTGTACGACTCTTCGGTTGTGTGGTACTGAGATTACCGACTCCGAGAAGATTGAGAAAACCCTATCCACTTTCCACCCCGACGCGGTCCAGTCCTCACGGAACTACCCCCATGGGAACTACACGAGGTATTCAGAGTTGATTGACGTCCTCCAGGTGGCGGAGGCACAGGACGAGGTTCTCAAAAAGAACTTTCTCGTGCAACCACTTGGGGGGAGTTCTCGCCAGGAGGTGAACGCTCTCAAAGTCCGCAAGCCTCAACAGAAGAAGTGGGGCCGGAAGGGCAAGAAGAAGGGCCCTCACCCCCCCACCCCGGCTAAGCAGAACAAGCCGGGCAAGGGAGGGCAAAGGCCTCAGGACTGCTTCCGTTGTGGCTCGGTGGAGCATTTCTCCCACCAGTGCCGCGCATCATAG